Proteins encoded in a region of the Bradyrhizobium sp. CB3481 genome:
- a CDS encoding HlyD family secretion protein codes for MADPVLKFPPEQKGAPATPSRPKLAAEPRRRLMAGLRRYRRFLLLVVLPLVALVAGVTFYLNGGRYVTTDDAYVGAQKVLITPDISGKIEKVVVKEGQQVGPGDVLFEIDPVPFRLALSQAQANLAQAKVTYDNLIADLRIYGQMSELSQQGMDLKRRDVERKSALVKNNFGSQLDLDNASTALVTASAQYQLLQQKIATAKAQLLGNPELPLDEFPPYAQAKAALDQAQRNLDHTVMRAPMAGIATQVEQIQLGRFVTAGTPVFSIIDTGNPWVDANPKESDFTYVAVGQSVTLEVDAFPNHVFKGTVGSLSPGTGAQFAILPPQNASGNFVKVVQRVPVRIYFDKNDKFVRKLKAGMSVYATIDTNHRRSLSALLGLTPAVANQDHE; via the coding sequence ATGGCTGATCCCGTCCTCAAATTCCCACCCGAGCAGAAGGGGGCGCCAGCGACGCCGTCGCGGCCGAAGCTCGCGGCCGAGCCGCGCCGCAGGCTGATGGCCGGCTTGCGCCGCTATCGCCGCTTCCTGCTGCTGGTGGTGCTGCCGCTGGTCGCATTGGTGGCCGGCGTGACCTTCTATCTCAATGGCGGCCGCTACGTGACCACCGATGACGCCTATGTCGGCGCGCAGAAGGTTCTGATCACGCCCGACATCTCCGGCAAGATCGAGAAGGTCGTGGTGAAGGAAGGCCAGCAGGTTGGCCCTGGCGACGTGCTGTTCGAGATCGATCCGGTGCCGTTCCGCCTTGCGCTGTCGCAGGCCCAGGCCAACCTCGCCCAGGCCAAGGTGACCTACGACAATCTGATTGCCGACCTCAGGATCTACGGCCAGATGAGCGAATTATCGCAGCAGGGCATGGACCTGAAGCGGCGCGATGTCGAACGCAAGTCGGCGCTGGTGAAGAACAATTTCGGCTCGCAGCTCGACCTCGACAATGCGTCGACGGCCCTTGTGACGGCGAGCGCACAGTACCAGCTGCTGCAGCAGAAGATCGCGACTGCGAAAGCCCAGCTGCTCGGCAATCCCGAGCTGCCGCTCGATGAATTCCCGCCCTATGCGCAGGCGAAGGCCGCGCTCGACCAGGCTCAGCGCAATCTCGACCACACCGTGATGCGCGCACCGATGGCCGGCATCGCAACGCAAGTCGAGCAGATCCAGCTCGGCCGCTTCGTTACCGCCGGCACGCCGGTGTTCAGCATCATCGACACCGGCAACCCGTGGGTCGACGCCAATCCGAAGGAATCCGATTTCACCTATGTCGCGGTCGGCCAATCGGTCACACTCGAGGTCGACGCGTTCCCCAATCATGTGTTCAAGGGCACGGTCGGTTCGCTCTCACCCGGCACCGGCGCGCAGTTCGCGATCCTGCCGCCGCAGAACGCCTCGGGCAATTTCGTCAAGGTGGTGCAGCGCGTGCCGGTGCGGATCTATTTCGACAAGAACGACAAGTTCGTACGCAAGCTCAAGGCCGGTATGAGCGTTTACGCCACCATCGATACCAACCATCGCCGCTCGCTGTCGGCGCTGCTCGGCCTGACCCCGGCGGTGGCGAACCAGGACCACGAGTAG
- a CDS encoding MDR family MFS transporter, which yields MATPGQPSASVPGLRRNMVTICAMTATIMQALDTTIANVALPYMQGTLSASQDQINWVLTSYIVAAAIMTAPVGWIANRFGRKRIFIVCSAGFTVASVMCGLAQDISQMVLFRLLQGVFGAALVPLSQAVMLDSYTLQERAKAMAIWGMGVMMGPIMGPSLGAWLTETYSWHWVFFVNLPFGVITVLGLVIFMDETKKDLELRFDWFGFTALAVAIGALQLALDRGEQLGWLESNEIIAEFIISGIGFYYFLAHSLTTDRPFIQFALFKDKNFVGGCVFMAVMGLVLFSTMALSSPFLQNVIGYPIITAGLLLASRGCGTFVAMMLVGRMMKHIEARTLIVSGLGITCLSLFYMTGWTDRTGVTEIVVISVVQGFGFGLVFVPLSTVAFLTLPNHLRTDGTSMLTLMRNVASSIGISLVISQLTQGTRYTYAVLSEHINPFNHALQMPVVRDMIDLATDKGRAMADMMVKIQAQIIAFSYDYQMVMIFTACAIPLAIMIGSSKATLREQSAAPDHAVME from the coding sequence ATGGCGACGCCTGGGCAGCCATCAGCATCGGTTCCCGGTCTGCGCCGGAACATGGTGACGATCTGCGCCATGACGGCGACCATCATGCAGGCGCTGGACACCACGATCGCCAATGTCGCGCTGCCCTATATGCAGGGCACGCTGTCGGCCTCGCAGGACCAGATCAACTGGGTGCTGACCTCCTATATCGTCGCCGCCGCGATCATGACCGCCCCGGTGGGGTGGATCGCCAACCGCTTCGGCCGCAAGCGCATCTTCATCGTCTGCTCCGCCGGCTTCACCGTCGCGTCGGTGATGTGCGGGCTGGCGCAGGACATCAGCCAGATGGTGCTGTTCCGCCTGCTGCAGGGCGTGTTCGGCGCGGCGCTGGTGCCGCTGTCACAGGCCGTGATGCTCGATTCCTACACGCTGCAGGAACGCGCCAAGGCGATGGCGATCTGGGGCATGGGCGTGATGATGGGGCCGATCATGGGCCCGTCGCTGGGCGCTTGGCTGACCGAGACCTATTCCTGGCACTGGGTGTTCTTCGTCAACCTGCCGTTCGGCGTCATCACCGTGCTCGGCCTCGTGATCTTCATGGACGAGACCAAGAAGGACCTCGAACTGCGCTTCGACTGGTTCGGCTTCACCGCGCTGGCAGTCGCGATCGGCGCTTTGCAGCTTGCGCTCGACCGCGGCGAGCAGCTCGGCTGGCTGGAATCCAACGAGATCATCGCCGAGTTCATCATATCAGGCATCGGCTTTTATTACTTCCTGGCGCACTCGCTGACGACGGACCGCCCGTTCATCCAGTTTGCGCTGTTCAAGGACAAGAATTTCGTCGGCGGCTGCGTGTTCATGGCTGTCATGGGCCTGGTGCTGTTCTCGACCATGGCGCTCTCCTCACCGTTCCTGCAGAACGTGATCGGCTATCCCATCATCACCGCGGGCCTTTTGCTGGCGAGCCGCGGCTGCGGCACCTTCGTGGCGATGATGCTGGTCGGGCGCATGATGAAGCATATCGAGGCGCGGACGCTGATCGTCTCCGGCCTCGGCATCACCTGCCTGTCGTTGTTCTACATGACCGGCTGGACCGACCGGACCGGTGTGACCGAGATCGTCGTCATCAGCGTGGTCCAGGGCTTTGGCTTCGGCCTGGTGTTCGTGCCGCTCTCAACCGTCGCGTTTTTGACGCTGCCCAATCACCTGCGCACCGACGGCACCTCGATGCTGACCTTGATGCGCAATGTCGCCAGTTCGATCGGCATCTCGCTCGTGATCTCGCAGCTGACGCAGGGCACGCGCTACACCTACGCGGTGCTGTCGGAGCATATCAATCCCTTCAATCACGCCCTGCAGATGCCCGTCGTGCGCGACATGATCGACCTTGCCACCGACAAGGGCCGCGCCATGGCCGACATGATGGTCAAGATACAGGCGCAGATCATTGCGTTCTCGTACGACTACCAGATGGTGATGATATTCACCGCCTGCGCCATCCCGCTCGCCATCATGATCGGCTCGAGCAAGGCGACGCTGCGCGAGCAATCGGCCGCGCCCGATCATGCGGTGATGGAGTAG
- a CDS encoding GyrI-like domain-containing protein, with protein sequence MIEPLRVIKTTPQLTALIPIRVSRDDVCKVMGPGLVELKAAVAAQNVAVVGPWFTHHLRNPGEVFDFEICLPVATPVAPANRMKPGQWPAMTIVQTTYHGGYEGLGSAWGEFIGMIKSAGHKTADGLYETYAVGPEMSADPAAWRTVLSKELMEI encoded by the coding sequence GTGATCGAACCGCTTCGCGTCATCAAAACGACGCCACAACTCACGGCCTTGATTCCTATTCGGGTTTCGCGCGACGATGTTTGCAAAGTGATGGGGCCCGGCCTTGTCGAATTGAAGGCTGCTGTCGCCGCGCAGAATGTTGCGGTGGTCGGACCCTGGTTCACCCACCATCTCCGCAACCCCGGCGAGGTGTTCGACTTCGAAATATGCCTACCGGTCGCAACGCCGGTCGCGCCGGCAAATCGCATGAAGCCGGGGCAATGGCCCGCCATGACTATCGTGCAGACCACCTATCACGGCGGCTACGAGGGTCTCGGCAGCGCCTGGGGTGAATTCATCGGCATGATCAAGAGTGCAGGACACAAGACTGCCGACGGACTTTACGAGACCTATGCGGTTGGTCCGGAGATGAGCGCTGATCCCGCTGCGTGGCGGACGGTGCTCAGCAAGGAACTGATGGAGATTTAG
- a CDS encoding SRPBCC domain-containing protein has translation MTKMTLTTEGDRHVIVTRRFAAAPEAVYRAHTEPALIQKWLLGPEGWTMPVCINEARPGGKIRYEWTNGQGAGFYVTGEYLELVPFSRLVHVERMHMPDATPDNHVETTFAPDGAGTLMTMRMTLPDAATRAAMLSTGMEHGMEASYARLEGMIASSLRA, from the coding sequence ATGACCAAGATGACGCTTACGACCGAAGGCGACCGCCATGTTATCGTGACGCGGCGCTTCGCCGCCGCGCCGGAAGCGGTGTATCGCGCGCACACCGAGCCGGCGCTGATCCAGAAATGGCTGCTCGGTCCGGAAGGCTGGACGATGCCGGTCTGCATCAACGAGGCGCGACCGGGTGGCAAGATTCGCTATGAGTGGACGAACGGCCAAGGTGCCGGATTCTACGTGACCGGCGAGTATCTCGAACTGGTGCCGTTCAGCCGGCTCGTTCATGTCGAGCGCATGCACATGCCCGATGCGACGCCGGACAACCACGTTGAAACGACCTTCGCGCCCGATGGTGCCGGCACGTTGATGACCATGCGAATGACACTGCCCGATGCCGCGACGCGGGCTGCTATGCTGTCCACCGGCATGGAACACGGCATGGAGGCAAGCTACGCCCGGCTCGAGGGCATGATCGCCTCATCCCTTCGCGCCTAG
- a CDS encoding metalloregulator ArsR/SmtB family transcription factor, with protein sequence MPNLNAAFSALADPTRRAILARLALGEATVMELVEPFELTQPAISRHLKVLEGAGLIIRRVEGTKRPCRLAPSAISEIDQWLAMLRKALSANYDRLDDVLAAMKTEE encoded by the coding sequence ATGCCAAACCTCAATGCAGCCTTCTCCGCGCTGGCGGACCCGACCCGCCGGGCGATTCTTGCCCGCCTCGCATTGGGCGAAGCGACAGTCATGGAGTTGGTCGAACCGTTCGAACTGACCCAGCCTGCCATCTCGCGTCATCTCAAGGTGCTGGAGGGCGCGGGACTTATTATCCGCCGCGTCGAGGGCACGAAACGACCCTGCCGGCTGGCACCCTCAGCCATTTCCGAGATCGACCAATGGCTTGCGATGCTCCGGAAAGCCCTATCCGCGAATTACGATCGGCTCGACGACGTTCTGGCCGCCATGAAAACCGAAGAGTGA
- a CDS encoding DMT family transporter translates to MVEPKEAASKAREVLGLLGFLLVATAQVSNMILARGVAGSVPPFSIAFFRWSIVALGLLPAIVMALREKPGLLRGQTLGIVVAGFLGMFVCGGPVYLAGVTTSAINLALIMALAPLAVLLFSFVSGQEAIHRSQIIGMLLSLAGAALIITKGNAAIGAGVVTGDLLALMAMLGWAGYTLLQNRVGSGMSFLARIGLFAAAGALFSLPFAINEMWSAPSAAFSGRAALVYLFAGLVPGLFAYSAYAWLGAKFGAVSTSLSLYLGPIVSAVLSIAFLGEAPTLIHLIGGALSLGGMWLSLQAKQIGSR, encoded by the coding sequence ATGGTCGAACCGAAGGAAGCCGCCAGTAAAGCGCGCGAAGTGTTGGGTCTGCTCGGCTTCCTGCTGGTTGCCACCGCGCAGGTCTCCAACATGATCCTGGCGCGCGGCGTGGCCGGCAGCGTGCCGCCGTTCTCGATCGCGTTCTTTCGCTGGAGCATCGTCGCGCTCGGCCTCCTGCCGGCCATTGTGATGGCATTGCGGGAAAAGCCCGGCCTGTTGCGGGGCCAGACGCTCGGCATCGTCGTGGCCGGCTTCCTCGGCATGTTCGTCTGCGGCGGCCCGGTCTATCTGGCCGGCGTCACGACTTCCGCCATCAATCTCGCGCTGATCATGGCGCTCGCGCCGCTGGCGGTGCTACTGTTCTCGTTCGTGTCGGGCCAGGAAGCAATCCATCGCAGCCAGATCATCGGCATGCTGCTGTCGCTGGCGGGCGCGGCGCTGATCATCACCAAAGGAAATGCCGCCATCGGGGCGGGCGTGGTGACCGGCGACCTGCTGGCGCTGATGGCGATGCTGGGCTGGGCGGGCTACACATTGCTGCAGAACCGCGTGGGCAGCGGCATGAGTTTTCTGGCGCGGATCGGACTGTTCGCGGCGGCGGGCGCGCTGTTCTCGCTGCCCTTTGCTATCAATGAAATGTGGTCCGCGCCATCAGCCGCGTTCAGCGGCCGGGCGGCGCTGGTATATCTCTTCGCCGGGCTGGTCCCAGGGCTGTTCGCCTATTCGGCCTATGCCTGGCTCGGCGCGAAGTTCGGCGCGGTGTCGACGTCGCTCAGCCTCTATCTCGGGCCGATCGTCAGCGCGGTGCTGTCGATCGCCTTTCTCGGGGAGGCGCCGACCTTGATCCATCTGATTGGCGGCGCGCTGTCGCTCGGCGGCATGTGGCTGAGCCTGCAAGCCAAGCAGATCGGGTCGCGATAG
- a CDS encoding tannase/feruloyl esterase family alpha/beta hydrolase: protein MRVNEKGIGAALLLAACFYLTPVMADPLPCDDGIKTAFRPDAETTVIAVRQVKKGEELKAPDAPQPVTAAADLCLVKLLVGPGATAEKDKNARSYSEGIGIEVWLPTHANWNERIRNYGGGGWVGGGHRYADKIGSKVPAIVNANIGYASGTTDAGQPWYQDGSFAFLSNGKINVEALRDFSVRAMVEQAVKTKALVNLYYGKAPKFTYYDGHSQGGRQGLKLVQEYPELYDGYMIGQPALNIAKFGTAGLYPQIVMKTELGFTSVDKPKAAAFAAKIAAANKRAVAACDKAGLGFLLDPFACDYNPARDADMLCAEEAGEGVTGRNSDTATCMSLKEANALNRIWYGATSDGSFDVSQSADARSGKSLGKNQLWWTFTKSTAIGNLITSASSYGVALALQDVSYAPDASTSGGEPITNASTNVRNKWLELDYAGLADAVNKAVALQPTLFSDLITDKADLGRLRDLGRKVVVYTGLVDDAIPPAGNINYHERVVAAMGGHAEVQKYMRMYLLPGSAHSSQGRAYTVGGKNDSVPLPKLPGNANQTPTREQDQFFTALVDWVEKGAAPGEILLTSRDNSLSYPVCVYPSRTTWNGNGDAKQASSYSCR, encoded by the coding sequence ATGCGGGTCAACGAGAAGGGTATAGGCGCGGCGCTATTGCTCGCGGCCTGCTTTTATCTGACGCCTGTCATGGCCGATCCGCTTCCTTGCGATGACGGCATCAAGACGGCCTTCCGTCCGGACGCCGAAACCACGGTTATTGCGGTCCGGCAGGTGAAGAAGGGCGAGGAACTGAAAGCGCCCGACGCGCCGCAGCCAGTGACCGCAGCGGCCGACCTCTGCCTGGTCAAACTGCTGGTCGGGCCCGGCGCGACGGCGGAAAAGGACAAGAACGCACGCTCTTATTCCGAAGGCATCGGCATCGAGGTTTGGCTGCCGACGCACGCCAACTGGAACGAGCGCATTCGCAACTATGGCGGCGGCGGATGGGTCGGCGGCGGCCATCGCTATGCCGACAAGATCGGTAGCAAGGTGCCGGCGATCGTCAATGCCAATATCGGCTATGCCTCGGGCACCACCGACGCGGGCCAGCCCTGGTATCAGGACGGCTCGTTCGCGTTTCTCTCCAACGGCAAGATCAACGTGGAGGCGCTGCGCGATTTCTCCGTGCGTGCGATGGTGGAGCAGGCGGTCAAGACCAAGGCGCTGGTCAACCTCTATTACGGCAAGGCCCCGAAATTCACCTATTATGACGGCCATTCGCAGGGCGGCCGGCAGGGCCTGAAGCTCGTGCAGGAATATCCCGAACTCTATGACGGCTACATGATCGGGCAGCCGGCGCTGAACATCGCCAAATTCGGCACGGCCGGCCTCTATCCGCAAATCGTGATGAAGACCGAACTCGGCTTTACTTCAGTGGACAAGCCGAAGGCCGCAGCCTTTGCCGCCAAGATCGCCGCCGCCAACAAGCGCGCGGTTGCGGCCTGCGACAAGGCCGGTCTCGGATTCCTGCTCGATCCCTTTGCCTGCGATTACAATCCCGCGCGCGATGCCGATATGCTATGCGCGGAGGAGGCTGGCGAGGGCGTCACAGGCCGTAACAGCGACACTGCGACCTGCATGAGCCTCAAGGAAGCCAACGCGCTGAACCGGATCTGGTACGGCGCGACCAGCGACGGCAGCTTCGATGTTAGCCAGAGCGCCGACGCGCGGTCCGGAAAATCGCTCGGCAAGAACCAGCTCTGGTGGACGTTCACCAAGAGCACCGCGATCGGCAATTTGATTACGAGCGCCTCCTCCTACGGCGTCGCCCTGGCGCTGCAGGACGTCAGCTACGCACCCGATGCCAGCACCTCCGGAGGTGAGCCGATCACGAACGCCTCGACCAATGTGCGCAACAAATGGCTGGAGCTGGATTACGCCGGGCTTGCCGACGCCGTGAACAAGGCCGTCGCCCTGCAGCCGACGCTGTTCAGCGACCTCATCACGGACAAGGCGGACCTCGGCAGGCTGCGTGATCTCGGCCGCAAGGTCGTCGTCTACACCGGCCTCGTCGATGACGCGATCCCGCCGGCCGGCAACATCAATTATCACGAGCGCGTGGTCGCCGCGATGGGCGGCCACGCCGAGGTGCAGAAGTACATGCGGATGTACCTGCTGCCGGGTTCGGCACACTCCTCGCAGGGGCGCGCCTATACCGTCGGCGGCAAGAACGACAGCGTGCCACTGCCGAAACTGCCGGGCAATGCCAACCAGACGCCGACGCGCGAGCAGGATCAGTTCTTCACCGCACTGGTGGACTGGGTCGAGAAGGGCGCTGCGCCCGGCGAAATCCTGCTGACATCGCGGGACAACAGCCTCAGCTATCCCGTCTGCGTCTATCCTTCGCGAACGACGTGGAACGGCAACGGAGATGCAAAGCAGGCTTCCAGCTATAGCTGCAGGTAG
- a CDS encoding sugar phosphate isomerase/epimerase and 4-hydroxyphenylpyruvate domain-containing protein, whose product MNKRSIATVSLSGALDEKLRAIAAAGFDAVEIFENDLLSFNGRPRDVGQMCRDLGLSICAFQPFRDFEGMPEPQRTRNFARAERKFDLMQELQTDLMLICSNISPASLGGIDRAAADFHELGERAAARGLRVGYEALAWGLHVNDYRDAWEIVRRADHQSIGVILDSFHALAPSFPTMPIQSIPADKIFLVQLADAPKLGLDVLSWSRHFRCFPGQGDLPVAGFVEAVLATGYAGPLSLEIFNDQFRAGSAVRTATDGLRSLMLLEEQVGAAPAPLEPKARSRGVGFVEFALSEDKARELAALFGQLGFRKTGVHRSKDVERWSQGHIDLVINCEPDGFAHSHFVTHGPGVCAIAVDVEDAGRTMARAEALKALTFYQPVGPGELEIPAIRGVGGSLLYFLEEAGKNWDLDFEPLRGDASGDRLDAVDHISQSMPYDEMLSWLLFYTGILDLQRLPQMEIADPVGLVQSQALINGNQGLRVVLNGSSASRTLSARFIHEFFGSGVQHVAFSCRDIFATVAAMRARGADFLRIPDNYYDDIEAKYGLDAATMAALRDNQILYDREGDGEFFQVYTHAFDDRFFFEVVERRNYHGFGAANAAIRLAAQTRESRLLTMPKA is encoded by the coding sequence ATGAACAAACGCTCGATCGCAACCGTTTCGCTCAGTGGCGCCCTCGACGAAAAGCTGCGCGCGATCGCCGCGGCCGGCTTCGACGCCGTCGAGATTTTTGAGAACGACCTGCTGTCGTTCAACGGCCGCCCGCGTGACGTCGGTCAGATGTGCCGGGATCTCGGGCTTTCGATCTGTGCCTTCCAGCCGTTCCGCGACTTCGAGGGCATGCCGGAGCCGCAACGTACCAGAAATTTCGCGCGCGCCGAACGCAAGTTCGACCTGATGCAGGAGCTGCAGACCGACCTGATGCTGATCTGCAGCAACATCTCGCCGGCTTCGCTCGGCGGCATCGACCGCGCCGCCGCCGATTTCCACGAATTGGGCGAACGCGCGGCGGCACGCGGCTTGCGCGTCGGCTATGAGGCGCTCGCCTGGGGGCTTCACGTCAATGACTACCGCGACGCCTGGGAGATCGTGCGGCGCGCCGACCACCAATCGATCGGTGTTATCCTCGATAGCTTTCATGCGCTGGCGCCGTCGTTCCCGACAATGCCGATCCAATCGATCCCGGCCGACAAGATTTTTCTGGTGCAACTGGCCGACGCGCCAAAACTCGGCCTCGACGTCCTGTCGTGGAGCCGGCATTTTCGCTGCTTCCCGGGCCAGGGCGATTTGCCGGTCGCGGGCTTTGTCGAAGCGGTGCTTGCCACGGGATACGCGGGTCCGCTGTCGCTGGAAATTTTCAACGACCAGTTCCGCGCCGGCTCCGCGGTTCGCACGGCGACTGACGGGTTGCGGTCGCTCATGCTGCTGGAGGAGCAGGTCGGCGCTGCGCCTGCACCGTTGGAGCCGAAGGCGCGCAGCCGTGGCGTCGGCTTCGTCGAATTCGCCCTCAGCGAAGACAAGGCGCGCGAGCTTGCCGCTTTGTTCGGCCAGCTCGGCTTTCGCAAAACCGGCGTTCACCGCAGCAAGGATGTCGAGCGCTGGTCGCAGGGCCATATCGATCTCGTGATCAATTGCGAGCCGGATGGATTTGCGCATTCACACTTCGTCACCCACGGCCCCGGCGTCTGCGCCATCGCGGTTGATGTCGAGGATGCCGGCCGCACCATGGCGCGAGCGGAAGCTTTGAAGGCGCTGACCTTCTACCAGCCGGTCGGGCCCGGCGAATTGGAAATTCCCGCGATCCGCGGCGTCGGCGGCAGCCTGCTGTATTTCCTGGAAGAGGCCGGCAAGAACTGGGATCTCGATTTCGAGCCGCTGCGCGGCGATGCCTCAGGCGACCGGCTCGACGCCGTCGACCATATCTCTCAGTCGATGCCCTATGACGAGATGCTGTCGTGGCTGCTGTTCTATACCGGCATCCTCGATCTGCAGCGCCTGCCGCAGATGGAAATCGCTGATCCGGTCGGGCTGGTGCAGAGCCAGGCGCTGATCAACGGCAATCAGGGCCTGCGCGTGGTGCTCAACGGTTCGTCGGCCTCGCGCACGCTGTCGGCCCGCTTCATTCACGAATTCTTCGGCTCCGGCGTGCAGCACGTCGCATTCTCTTGCCGCGATATCTTCGCGACAGTCGCCGCCATGCGGGCGCGAGGGGCAGATTTCCTGCGGATTCCCGACAATTACTACGACGATATCGAAGCCAAATACGGCCTCGACGCCGCGACCATGGCGGCGCTTCGCGATAATCAGATTCTTTACGACCGCGAAGGTGATGGCGAATTCTTCCAGGTCTACACCCACGCCTTCGACGACCGGTTCTTCTTCGAGGTCGTCGAACGCCGCAACTATCACGGCTTTGGCGCCGCGAATGCCGCGATCAGGCTCGCGGCGCAAACGCGGGAATCGCGGCTGCTCACCATGCCGAAAGCGTGA
- a CDS encoding Gfo/Idh/MocA family oxidoreductase codes for MSGALRIGVAGAGLIGRRHIELVAASSDCVLAGIADPSPKAKAFAESLGIPWCADHRALLEREKPDGMIVASPNALHLPMALDCVAAGVPALVEKPVTDTVAAAQRLCEAVTHSGVPVLVGHHRRHNPRIKAIRNKVMGGEIGQLTAVVGLWLLKKPDDYFDVAWRREIGGGPLLINLVHDIDNLRFICGEISEVQAMTSHKARGFAVEDTAGLLLKFANGALGTVTLSDATPAPWSWELSSGENAAYPKQDQPCYLFAGTRGALSVPTMELWSYPGEGGWYAPLSRAAVDVPETDPLVEQLRHFCAVIAGREAPLISAEDAMGTLAVVEAVREAAVTGNRVSPAWIMEQAA; via the coding sequence ATGAGCGGCGCGTTGCGCATCGGTGTAGCAGGCGCGGGGTTGATCGGCCGCAGGCACATCGAGCTGGTCGCGGCGTCGTCCGATTGTGTTTTGGCCGGCATTGCCGATCCCTCACCCAAGGCAAAAGCGTTCGCCGAATCGCTGGGGATTCCCTGGTGCGCCGACCATCGCGCTCTGCTTGAGCGCGAGAAGCCCGACGGAATGATCGTCGCATCGCCCAATGCGCTGCATCTGCCGATGGCGCTCGATTGTGTGGCGGCTGGCGTTCCGGCGCTCGTCGAGAAACCGGTGACCGATACGGTCGCTGCCGCGCAGCGTCTCTGCGAAGCGGTAACGCACAGCGGCGTGCCGGTGCTGGTCGGTCATCACCGCCGGCACAATCCCCGTATCAAGGCGATCCGTAACAAAGTCATGGGCGGCGAGATCGGCCAGCTCACGGCCGTCGTCGGGCTGTGGCTTCTGAAGAAGCCGGACGATTATTTCGATGTCGCGTGGCGGCGCGAGATCGGCGGCGGGCCGCTACTGATCAATCTGGTGCACGATATCGACAACCTCAGATTCATCTGCGGTGAGATATCGGAAGTCCAGGCCATGACCTCGCACAAGGCGCGCGGCTTTGCCGTCGAGGATACCGCCGGCCTGCTTCTGAAGTTTGCCAATGGCGCGCTCGGCACGGTGACGCTGTCGGATGCAACGCCGGCGCCGTGGAGCTGGGAATTGTCGTCGGGCGAGAACGCGGCCTATCCGAAGCAGGACCAGCCTTGTTACCTGTTCGCCGGCACAAGGGGGGCGCTCTCGGTGCCGACCATGGAGCTGTGGTCGTACCCGGGCGAGGGCGGCTGGTATGCGCCGCTCTCCCGTGCCGCGGTCGATGTACCCGAGACTGATCCGCTGGTCGAGCAGCTCCGGCATTTCTGCGCGGTGATCGCGGGACGCGAAGCGCCGCTGATTTCCGCCGAGGATGCCATGGGCACGCTCGCCGTCGTGGAAGCCGTGCGCGAAGCCGCGGTCACAGGCAATCGCGTATCGCCGGCCTGGATCATGGAGCAGGCTGCATGA
- a CDS encoding ABC transporter ATP-binding protein → MSDAILDVQGLIGGYGKMTILNGTTFSVPAGSITTVIGPNGAGKSTVFKAIFGLLKLREGRIIFKGRDVTGLSQRELLTSGICYVPQGRNIFPELSVRDNIQLGAVVAGRDITDLPARIEAALDKFPALRKRAAQQASTLSGGEQKQLEIVRGLLLNPQLVLIDEPSIGLSPLMVQQTFNILKELRDRGVSILMIEQNARSALEISDYGIVLELGQTRLVDKADRVLSDPRIGQLFLGGAMTESAA, encoded by the coding sequence ATGAGCGATGCCATTTTGGATGTTCAAGGCCTCATCGGCGGCTACGGCAAGATGACGATCCTCAACGGCACCACCTTCTCGGTGCCGGCGGGCTCCATCACCACCGTGATCGGGCCGAACGGCGCCGGAAAGTCGACCGTGTTCAAGGCGATCTTCGGTCTGCTCAAGCTGCGCGAAGGCAGGATCATATTCAAAGGACGCGACGTCACGGGATTAAGCCAGCGCGAATTGCTGACATCGGGGATCTGCTACGTCCCCCAGGGCCGCAACATCTTCCCCGAACTGTCGGTGCGCGACAACATCCAGCTCGGCGCCGTCGTCGCCGGGCGCGACATCACTGACCTGCCTGCCCGGATCGAGGCGGCGCTCGATAAATTCCCCGCGCTGCGCAAGAGGGCGGCGCAACAGGCCTCCACGCTCTCGGGCGGCGAGCAGAAGCAGCTCGAAATCGTCCGCGGCCTCCTGCTCAATCCGCAACTGGTGCTGATCGACGAGCCGTCGATCGGGCTGTCGCCGCTGATGGTGCAGCAGACGTTCAACATATTGAAAGAACTTCGCGACCGCGGCGTGTCGATCCTGATGATCGAGCAGAACGCGCGCTCCGCGCTGGAGATTTCGGATTACGGCATCGTGCTCGAGCTCGGCCAGACCCGGCTCGTCGACAAGGCCGATCGCGTGCTGAGTGATCCCCGCATCGGGCAGTTGTTCCTGGGCGGCGCGATGACGGAGAGCGCGGCATGA